In Patescibacteria group bacterium, one DNA window encodes the following:
- the rnpA gene encoding ribonuclease P protein component encodes MLSSKFRLRKKTEVDAVFRRGTTIAIPELAFRFLPNTLDHSRVAVLVGKKLAKRAVDRNRIRRRLREIVRTHFDRIPPRLDLLVIARELKLREINFAEVTQKFLTLAAKIH; translated from the coding sequence ATGCTTTCTTCAAAGTTCCGTCTCCGCAAAAAGACGGAGGTGGACGCGGTTTTCCGACGAGGCACGACGATTGCAATTCCGGAACTCGCGTTCCGTTTTCTGCCGAATACGCTCGACCATTCTCGTGTCGCTGTCTTAGTCGGCAAGAAATTGGCAAAACGCGCCGTCGATCGTAATCGCATCCGTCGTCGCTTGCGCGAGATTGTGCGCACTCATTTCGACCGAATTCCGCCCAGACTTGATTTGCTCGTCATCGCGCGCGAACTCAAACTGCGAGAAATCAACTTTGCAGAGGTCACTCAAAAATTTCTCACACTCGCTGCCAAGATTCATTAA
- a CDS encoding R3H domain-containing nucleic acid-binding protein: MELQIKTLTEDFLAGLQLDEASCSVVRRTETEGEELEHYFVQIKTTDAPLLIGRHGDNLEAFQHLLRLAASKKAEELNRRVTLFVDIDGYRKRKEDEAVELALRRAQQVRTTGNPIKLPPMDGFLRRLVHLELAKPEWGDVTTESAGRAGFRAVVIKKS, encoded by the coding sequence ATGGAACTCCAAATCAAAACTTTGACCGAGGATTTTCTGGCGGGCTTGCAGCTCGATGAAGCCAGCTGTTCGGTCGTGCGTCGCACGGAAACCGAGGGCGAAGAGCTCGAACATTATTTCGTGCAAATCAAAACGACTGATGCGCCGCTTTTGATTGGTCGGCACGGCGACAATCTCGAGGCTTTCCAGCACCTGCTGCGGCTTGCGGCAAGCAAAAAAGCGGAAGAATTAAATCGCCGCGTCACACTTTTCGTGGACATCGACGGTTATCGCAAACGCAAAGAAGACGAGGCAGTCGAGCTCGCGCTGCGCCGTGCGCAGCAAGTTCGCACGACGGGCAATCCGATTAAGTTGCCGCCGATGGACGGATTTCTCCGCCGACTCGTGCACCTCGAATTGGCCAAGCCGGAGTGGGGAGATGTCACGACCGAGTCAGCCGGTCGCGCTGGATTCCGCGCCGTGGTGATTAAAAAAAGCTAA
- a CDS encoding WecB/TagA/CpsF family glycosyltransferase translates to MTEKTALAAIDDFLAGRISANQKIQAAWGSVRGAPKFLLVTPNPEIILAAQKNSAFKKTLNSAALATADGVGLLWAAHFLALKKRNFLTLISSLLAILLRPMKIRDILPERITGTDLFPAILKIAARRKKKVFLLGAAEGVAAGLKIKFESAIPGLEIAGTFAGSPAIENEKMLRAKIDASGAQILFVAFGAPRQELWLARNLPLLKTVKFAAGIGGAFDFHAGKIARAPQIFRRLGLEWLWRLLRQPSRLPRIWNATFRFVRLVWRSRNA, encoded by the coding sequence TTGACTGAAAAAACTGCGCTTGCAGCAATCGACGATTTTTTGGCTGGACGGATTTCAGCTAATCAAAAAATTCAAGCGGCGTGGGGGAGTGTGCGGGGAGCGCCGAAATTTTTGCTCGTCACGCCGAATCCCGAAATTATTCTCGCGGCGCAAAAAAATTCCGCCTTCAAAAAAACGCTCAATTCTGCCGCGCTGGCGACTGCCGACGGTGTCGGACTTTTGTGGGCAGCTCACTTTTTAGCCTTGAAAAAAAGGAATTTCTTGACGCTCATTAGCTCGCTGCTGGCGATTCTTTTGCGTCCGATGAAAATTCGCGACATTTTGCCGGAGCGCATTACCGGTACAGATTTGTTTCCCGCGATTCTCAAAATCGCCGCGCGGCGCAAGAAAAAAGTTTTTCTGCTCGGTGCGGCGGAAGGTGTCGCGGCAGGATTGAAAATCAAATTTGAGTCTGCAATTCCAGGACTTGAGATTGCCGGGACTTTCGCCGGTTCGCCCGCCATCGAAAATGAAAAGATGCTGCGCGCGAAAATTGACGCATCGGGCGCGCAAATTCTTTTCGTCGCTTTCGGCGCGCCGCGACAGGAGCTGTGGCTCGCGCGCAATTTACCGCTGCTCAAAACTGTGAAATTTGCCGCGGGAATTGGCGGTGCCTTCGATTTCCACGCTGGCAAGATCGCACGCGCTCCCCAGATTTTTCGGCGACTCGGGCTGGAATGGCTGTGGCGCTTGCTACGCCAGCCGAGCCGTTTGCCGCGCATTTGGAATGCGACTTTCCGCTTTGTTCGTTTGGTTTGGCGCAGTCGGAATGCTTGA
- a CDS encoding YidC/Oxa1 family membrane protein insertase, with translation MDKQKFLNYALIAIIAILLVQTFAPKAPSEAAPAEDLQIVGTATVTTGSAVTISLKNNTAAPLTLPSDCPSEPFIVSQYTNGAWQPITALAAAGRCLTESFVIEPGARISVNYQPWQRELFAAVGRYRIEIPVGTKTFLHEVEIKAPNIIGQVWRVTVYRPIYNLLVGLTDLAGHNFGWGIILLTILMRAILFVPFQKSLKSQRRLQKIQPQLDEIKKRYEGNQQMIAMETMALMKKNNVSMFGSCLPILIQMPFLLALYWSTRDGLGENTFVYLYSFQSNFDLAAVSTNFFGLNLLDTGTQFYFALPIFLAVTQFIQMKLALHHAKKSQSDNKKKGENAMADAMQDMSKMMPYFLPAMIGFLSISLPTAVGIYWGTSTLFGIGQQLIVNRQIK, from the coding sequence ATGGATAAGCAAAAATTCCTCAACTACGCCCTCATCGCGATTATCGCGATTTTGCTCGTACAAACTTTCGCGCCGAAAGCTCCATCGGAAGCTGCTCCCGCGGAAGACCTCCAGATCGTCGGTACTGCGACCGTCACGACTGGTTCGGCGGTGACGATTTCACTCAAAAATAATACTGCCGCGCCACTTACGCTGCCGAGCGATTGTCCGAGTGAACCGTTCATTGTCTCCCAATATACCAATGGCGCCTGGCAGCCGATTACTGCGCTGGCAGCAGCGGGACGCTGTTTGACGGAGTCATTCGTGATTGAGCCGGGCGCGCGCATCTCAGTCAATTATCAGCCGTGGCAGCGCGAACTTTTCGCAGCAGTCGGTCGCTACCGTATCGAGATTCCGGTTGGCACCAAAACTTTCTTGCATGAAGTTGAGATCAAGGCTCCGAACATTATTGGTCAAGTTTGGCGCGTGACTGTCTATCGTCCGATTTACAATTTACTCGTCGGGTTGACTGATCTCGCCGGTCACAATTTCGGCTGGGGAATTATTTTGCTGACGATTTTGATGCGCGCAATTCTTTTCGTCCCATTCCAAAAAAGCCTGAAATCCCAGCGCCGCCTCCAAAAGATTCAGCCGCAGCTCGATGAAATCAAAAAACGCTACGAGGGCAATCAGCAAATGATTGCGATGGAGACGATGGCGTTGATGAAGAAAAATAATGTTTCGATGTTTGGCAGCTGCCTGCCGATTTTGATCCAGATGCCTTTTTTGCTTGCGTTGTATTGGTCGACGCGCGATGGACTCGGTGAAAATACTTTTGTTTACCTTTATTCTTTTCAGTCCAATTTCGACCTTGCGGCAGTCTCGACCAATTTTTTCGGACTCAATCTACTCGATACTGGCACGCAATTTTATTTCGCGCTCCCGATCTTCCTCGCCGTCACGCAATTCATCCAAATGAAACTCGCGCTGCACCACGCCAAGAAAAGTCAGTCGGACAACAAGAAGAAAGGTGAGAATGCGATGGCGGACGCGATGCAGGACATGAGCAAAATGATGCCTTATTTCTTGCCGGCGATGATTGGTTTCTTGTCCATTTCTTTACCGACGGCGGTTGGGATTTACTGGGGCACATCGACGCTTTTCGGCATCGGGCAACAGCTTATCGTCAACAGGCAGATCAAATAA
- the rpmH gene encoding 50S ribosomal protein L34, which yields MLSKTRTRKRARTHGFLSKMRTSGGRNVIARRRAKGRAKITV from the coding sequence ATGCTTTCTAAAACTCGCACCCGCAAACGGGCACGGACTCACGGCTTCCTTTCCAAGATGCGCACTTCGGGTGGTCGCAATGTCATCGCGCGTCGTCGCGCCAAGGGCCGCGCGAAAATCACAGTTTAA